A portion of the Gossypium arboreum isolate Shixiya-1 chromosome 8, ASM2569848v2, whole genome shotgun sequence genome contains these proteins:
- the LOC108468256 gene encoding uncharacterized protein LOC108468256 — MCKHFEEGLNEEIKLLIEILEIREFTTLADRAKKAEELDNERRQAKRKARVSSKRTSSKAYSFPTKKSKSRQDRSTSSIGYSSSAKSSKCYNLKSSSLSATSVGSVDNQSPKCMSCNKFHFGECRMKSRGRSSRPPESASDSRTVAKNSIARSEASALARTYVIRAQEEASTLDVIMEHAEYLRTVLQTLRDKQLYAKFSKSEFWLREDYHGLRNQIVVDPEEERRCLDYS, encoded by the exons atgtgtaaacattttgagGAGGGTTTGAATGAAGAAATTAAACTGTTGATCGAAAttcttgagatacgagaattCACTACCttagctgatcgggccaagaaggccgaagagCTCGACAATGAAAGGAGGCAAGCCAAGAGAAAGGCTCGGGTATCAAGTAAGAGGACTAGTAGCAAGGCGTATTCCTTTCCTACAAAGAAATCGAAAAGTCGCCAAGACCGCTCCACTTCATCAATAGGATACTCGAGCAGTGCGAAGAGTTCAAAATGCTATAATCTGAAGTCTTCTTCTCTTTCGGCCACAAGTGTGGGAAGTGTTGATAACCAAAGCCCCAAGTGCATGAGTTGCAATAagtttcacttcggagagtgccgaatgaagagcagG GGTAGATCTTCTAGACCTCCCGAAAGTGCTAGTGATAGTCGAACAGTTGCCAAAAACTCCATTGCAAGGTCAGAGGCCTCAGCTCTGGCAAGAACCTACGTGATACGTGCTCAAGAGGAGGCCTCTACTCTTGATGTCATAatgg AACATGCGGAGTATTTGAGGACTGTATTACAGACTCTACGAGATAAGCAActttatgctaagttcagcaagagtgaattttggctccgtgAG gatTACCATGGACTTCGTAACCAGATTGTCGTCGACCCCGAAGAAGAAAGACGCTGTTTGGATTATAGTTGA